A region from the Streptomyces lydicus genome encodes:
- a CDS encoding LuxR C-terminal-related transcriptional regulator, which yields MTAPARTTPLTPTERRIAQHVVNGLQTRQIANVETVSVHTVRSHMITVRRKLHCPERCSLAVVAHRLLRVREVSVPAAKAPSPDLSTEQMSLLRAVTQHSRLLDIAHAADIDPGDLRATLDKLLADTGAPDTTRLVTRAHAWNLLTAKQAGGAQGGANS from the coding sequence ATGACCGCGCCCGCCAGGACCACGCCGCTCACTCCGACCGAACGACGCATCGCCCAACATGTGGTGAACGGCCTCCAGACACGCCAGATCGCCAACGTCGAGACGGTGTCGGTCCACACGGTCCGTTCGCACATGATCACCGTACGCAGGAAACTGCACTGCCCCGAACGTTGCTCCCTCGCGGTCGTCGCCCACCGCCTGCTCAGGGTCAGAGAGGTCAGCGTCCCGGCGGCGAAGGCGCCGTCGCCCGACCTGAGCACCGAGCAGATGAGCCTGCTCAGAGCCGTCACCCAGCACAGCAGGCTGCTCGACATCGCACACGCTGCCGACATCGACCCGGGGGACCTGCGCGCGACCCTCGACAAGCTCCTCGCCGACACGGGCGCACCGGACACCACCAGGCTGGTCACCCGGGCCCACGCCTGGAACCTGCTGACCGCGAAGCAGGCCGGCGGGGCGCAGGGCGGGGCGAACTCGTGA